In Amycolatopsis coloradensis, one genomic interval encodes:
- a CDS encoding O-antigen ligase family protein, with translation MLDPAVRAEPSIRTGMPKAVGVAWTLLIINTLGSTGAKTLIPLPRSVSQLITMGALGAAFVIALALNARLRIRPSAYLFLLTLLLVLSVVSSLNLEGGFGALFRCFRFALFLSTLWLLTRWWNGGLDLVRTHIRAYGVVLVTVVIGLALGPGNAMPFEYGGRLTGTLWPLTPPQVGQYAAVVIGLTTLLWLGGKLERKHALVVIVPAFGILLLTHTRTAMLGLVAGTVVALMSQWMSSARARKVFTWLVLVGVFCAVALSGLLQTWFLRGQSEENFSSLTGRAKVWDALLDAPRTTLEYLFGVGLTDKSYDGLPIDSSWLAVYHEQGYVGIAIVAAFLLVLVVVAVLRPPSPARACAIFLITYCLSASYTEAGLGDASPYLLHLALAASLLVRVPAEEPEFVKEPV, from the coding sequence ATGCTCGATCCCGCGGTCCGGGCCGAACCGTCGATCCGCACGGGGATGCCCAAGGCGGTCGGCGTCGCCTGGACACTGTTGATCATCAACACCTTGGGCTCGACAGGGGCGAAGACGCTCATCCCGTTGCCGCGTTCGGTCAGCCAGCTGATCACCATGGGCGCGCTGGGCGCCGCGTTCGTGATCGCGCTCGCCCTGAACGCCCGGCTGCGGATCAGGCCGAGCGCCTATCTCTTCCTGCTCACCCTGCTGCTGGTGCTGAGCGTGGTCTCCAGCCTGAACCTGGAAGGCGGGTTCGGCGCGCTGTTCCGCTGCTTCCGGTTCGCCCTCTTCCTCAGCACCCTGTGGCTGCTGACACGGTGGTGGAACGGCGGTCTCGACCTCGTTCGCACGCATATCCGCGCCTACGGCGTGGTGCTGGTGACGGTGGTGATCGGGCTCGCGCTCGGCCCGGGTAACGCGATGCCGTTCGAGTACGGCGGACGGCTCACCGGAACGCTGTGGCCGCTGACCCCGCCGCAGGTCGGCCAGTACGCGGCCGTCGTCATCGGCCTGACGACGCTGTTGTGGCTCGGCGGGAAACTGGAGCGGAAGCACGCGCTGGTCGTCATCGTCCCGGCGTTCGGGATCCTGCTGCTGACCCACACCCGCACCGCGATGCTCGGCCTGGTGGCCGGGACCGTGGTGGCGTTGATGTCGCAGTGGATGTCCAGCGCTCGCGCGCGCAAGGTGTTCACCTGGCTGGTACTCGTCGGGGTGTTCTGCGCGGTGGCGCTGAGCGGGCTCCTCCAGACCTGGTTCCTGCGGGGACAGTCCGAGGAGAACTTCTCCAGCCTCACCGGCCGCGCGAAGGTGTGGGACGCGCTGCTCGACGCGCCGCGGACAACGCTCGAATACCTGTTCGGTGTCGGGCTGACCGACAAGTCCTACGACGGGCTTCCGATCGACAGCAGCTGGCTCGCCGTCTACCACGAGCAGGGCTACGTCGGGATCGCGATCGTGGCGGCGTTCCTGCTCGTGCTGGTGGTGGTCGCGGTGCTGCGGCCGCCGTCGCCCGCCAGGGCTTGCGCGATCTTCCTGATCACCTACTGTCTTTCCGCCTCCTACACCGAGGCGGGCCTCGGCGACGCGTCGCCGTACCTGCTGCACTTGGCGCTGGCCGCGTCGCTGCTGGTGCGTGTGCCCGCCGAAGAACCCGAGTTCGTCAAGGAGCCCGTGTGA
- a CDS encoding right-handed parallel beta-helix repeat-containing protein — MIARPHRLRRAALLVLLGSLTLTACTTPAEELGPDPAKAPSGALAQVCDKLPEGPAEAPAGAVKIDPAVPGDLAAKTRSSPAGTTFWLEPGTHKLGDDRYDQVNPKPGNVYVGGPKAVLDGRKINQYAFAGDAADVKIRNLTVQGFAAPHDEGVVNHDSADGWVIEHSAVQDNDGAALMAGARQQVRGNCLRRNGQYGMNAYAQDGGITGLVVEGNEITGNNTGDWESKIDGCGCSGGIKFWAVDGADIVGNWVHDNRGVGLWADTNNNDFRVAGNVIENNDGSALMYETSYNAVISGNTIRRNNRVDGKRYIDRGDSFPVASIYVSESGGEPRVKARTDKLEISGNTFENNWNGVTLWENSDRFCNSPANTSSGSCTRLVPEQAKCALPGIAGGPLNGDCRWKTQRVEIHHNRFVLDPAVAGCEESCARMAMLANFGTFPDWSPYKGEVVQQAITFDQGNRLYDNVYSGPWNFVAFEPSRVLGFGEWQGAPYKQDQGSKLTRAGGG; from the coding sequence GTGATCGCACGACCGCACCGCCTACGCCGGGCAGCGCTTCTGGTGCTGCTCGGCTCGCTGACGCTCACCGCCTGCACCACCCCGGCCGAAGAGCTTGGACCGGATCCGGCCAAGGCGCCGTCCGGTGCGCTCGCGCAGGTGTGCGACAAGCTGCCGGAGGGTCCGGCGGAAGCGCCGGCGGGGGCGGTGAAGATCGACCCGGCGGTGCCGGGCGACCTCGCGGCGAAGACGCGGTCGAGTCCGGCCGGGACGACGTTCTGGCTGGAACCGGGGACGCACAAACTCGGCGACGACCGCTACGACCAGGTCAATCCGAAGCCGGGAAACGTCTACGTGGGTGGTCCGAAGGCTGTCCTCGACGGCCGGAAGATCAACCAGTACGCCTTCGCGGGGGACGCCGCCGACGTCAAGATCCGGAATCTGACCGTGCAGGGCTTCGCCGCGCCGCACGACGAAGGCGTGGTCAACCACGATTCGGCCGACGGATGGGTCATCGAGCACAGCGCCGTCCAGGACAACGACGGCGCGGCGCTGATGGCGGGTGCGCGGCAGCAGGTCCGGGGCAACTGCCTGCGGCGCAACGGCCAGTACGGGATGAACGCCTACGCGCAGGACGGTGGCATCACCGGTCTCGTCGTCGAGGGCAACGAGATCACCGGCAACAACACCGGCGACTGGGAAAGCAAGATCGACGGCTGTGGCTGCTCCGGAGGAATCAAGTTCTGGGCGGTCGACGGCGCCGACATCGTCGGCAATTGGGTGCACGACAACCGCGGCGTCGGGCTGTGGGCCGACACGAACAACAACGACTTCCGCGTCGCGGGCAACGTCATCGAGAACAACGACGGCTCCGCGCTGATGTACGAAACCAGCTACAACGCCGTGATCAGCGGCAACACCATCCGCCGCAACAACCGGGTGGACGGCAAGCGCTACATCGACCGCGGCGACAGCTTCCCGGTGGCGTCGATCTACGTGTCCGAATCCGGCGGCGAGCCGAGGGTGAAGGCGCGCACGGACAAGCTGGAGATCTCCGGGAACACGTTCGAGAACAACTGGAACGGCGTCACCCTGTGGGAGAACTCCGACCGGTTCTGCAACAGTCCGGCCAACACCTCGTCCGGCTCCTGCACGCGGCTGGTGCCCGAGCAGGCGAAATGCGCGCTGCCCGGGATCGCGGGCGGGCCGCTGAACGGCGACTGCCGCTGGAAGACCCAGCGCGTCGAGATCCACCACAACCGGTTCGTGCTCGACCCGGCCGTCGCCGGCTGCGAAGAGAGCTGCGCACGGATGGCGATGCTCGCGAACTTCGGCACGTTCCCGGACTGGTCGCCGTACAAGGGCGAGGTCGTCCAGCAGGCGATCACCTTCGACCAGGGCAACCGCCTCTACGACAACGTCTACTCCGGGCCGTGGAACTTCGTGGCGTTCGAACCGAGCCGGGTCCTGGGCTTCGGTGAATGGCAGGGCGCGCCCTACAAACAGGACCAGGGCAGCAAACTCACCCGTGCGGGAGGTGGCTGA
- a CDS encoding glycosyltransferase family 4 protein gives MKVLVIHNRYRSEQPSGENNVVDQETALLAEAGHEVGLFERRSDDIAEMSLPRKAVVPLRVPWNRAVRAELARRLADDRPDVVHVHNTFPLLSPSVLAACADAGVPTVATVHNYTLICPPGTLYREGYICTDCVGRKPIPAVRHGCYRGSGPATVPMAASMMLNRNRWWTGVSRFFCISKAQREILIAAGMPAERLAVKYNYVTDPGKTRKGAGEHLLFLGRITEEKGIGLLMKAWDRFVAAGGPVPPLVIAGTGPMQDEVARWAHGRDDVRYVGLQSKAECQDLIVRSNAVIAPSEWLEAFGLVVVEAMAAGVPTVAAAHGAFRELVEDGVTGLLHEPGDAESLAARLREIVGDAERNQEMGWAARLVYEQEFTPKVGLERLVGGYQAAIDA, from the coding sequence GTGAAGGTTCTCGTGATCCACAATCGGTACCGATCCGAGCAGCCGAGTGGCGAGAACAACGTCGTCGACCAGGAGACCGCGTTGCTGGCCGAGGCCGGGCACGAGGTCGGCCTGTTCGAGCGGCGCAGCGACGACATCGCCGAGATGTCGCTGCCGCGCAAGGCCGTCGTCCCGCTGCGGGTGCCGTGGAACCGGGCCGTGCGCGCGGAACTGGCGCGGCGACTGGCCGACGATCGGCCGGATGTCGTCCACGTCCACAACACGTTCCCGCTGCTGTCACCCTCCGTGCTGGCCGCGTGTGCCGACGCCGGGGTCCCGACGGTCGCGACCGTGCACAACTACACCCTGATCTGCCCGCCCGGGACGCTGTACCGCGAGGGCTACATCTGCACCGACTGCGTGGGACGCAAGCCGATCCCGGCGGTGCGGCACGGGTGCTACCGTGGTTCGGGGCCGGCCACCGTGCCGATGGCGGCGAGCATGATGCTGAACCGGAACCGCTGGTGGACCGGGGTTTCGCGGTTCTTCTGCATCTCGAAGGCCCAGCGCGAGATCCTGATCGCCGCCGGGATGCCCGCCGAACGGCTCGCGGTGAAGTACAACTACGTCACCGACCCTGGCAAGACGCGCAAGGGCGCGGGGGAGCATCTGCTGTTCCTCGGCCGGATCACCGAGGAAAAAGGCATCGGTCTGCTGATGAAGGCGTGGGATCGGTTCGTCGCGGCGGGTGGCCCGGTGCCGCCGCTGGTGATCGCCGGCACCGGCCCGATGCAGGACGAGGTCGCGCGCTGGGCCCACGGCCGAGACGATGTCCGCTACGTCGGGCTTCAGTCCAAAGCGGAGTGTCAAGACCTCATCGTCCGCTCGAACGCCGTCATCGCCCCGTCCGAATGGCTGGAGGCGTTCGGACTCGTCGTGGTCGAGGCGATGGCCGCCGGTGTCCCCACCGTCGCCGCGGCCCACGGCGCCTTCCGCGAACTCGTCGAAGACGGCGTCACCGGCCTGCTGCACGAACCCGGGGACGCCGAATCGCTCGCGGCGCGGCTACGGGAGATCGTCGGCGACGCCGAACGGAACCAGGAAATGGGCTGGGCGGCACGGCTGGTGTACGAACAGGAGTTCACCCCGAAGGTCGGCCTCGAACGGCTCGTCGGCGGCTATCAGGCTGCGATCGACGCGTGA
- a CDS encoding phosphatase PAP2 family protein yields the protein MITGPPALPPRARIPLWTLGAFGFVVALVLGLRYAGTSHTAGLDALVLPVVDRVQGPLWYVATAIDFAGEPVGAIVVMALFGWVCVRHRRPRTAILLVAASGVTVALTTGLKPLTGRLIHGEFLSYPSGHTAFAVTVAAVVALLVIDVRGLGTAGGALVLVGLVAFSGLAMGWAEVALGAHYPTDTFGGFGVAVAVVPVVAWAVDRFTRRA from the coding sequence GTGATCACCGGTCCGCCCGCGCTCCCGCCGCGGGCGCGGATCCCACTCTGGACGCTGGGCGCCTTCGGCTTCGTCGTCGCCCTCGTCCTCGGCCTCCGCTACGCCGGGACTTCCCACACCGCCGGCCTCGACGCCCTGGTGTTGCCGGTGGTCGACCGAGTGCAAGGCCCGCTCTGGTACGTGGCGACCGCCATCGACTTCGCGGGAGAACCGGTGGGCGCGATCGTCGTGATGGCGCTGTTCGGCTGGGTGTGCGTGCGGCACCGGCGGCCGCGGACGGCGATCCTGCTGGTGGCCGCCTCCGGGGTGACGGTGGCGCTGACCACCGGCCTGAAACCCCTGACCGGCAGGCTGATCCACGGCGAATTCCTCTCCTACCCGAGCGGTCACACGGCTTTCGCGGTCACCGTGGCCGCTGTCGTCGCGCTGTTGGTGATCGATGTGCGGGGTCTTGGAACTGCCGGCGGCGCTTTGGTGCTGGTGGGGTTGGTCGCGTTCTCGGGGCTCGCGATGGGGTGGGCGGAGGTGGCGTTGGGGGCGCACTATCCGACGGACACCTTCGGAGGGTTCGGGGTCGCTGTCGCGGTGGTGCCGGTGGTGGCGTGGGCGGTGGACCGGTTCACGCGGCGTGCTTGA